In Clavibacter californiensis, the sequence ACGCTGCGTCCGGGCGTCACGGCGAAGGACATCATCCTCGCGGTCATCGCGCAGATCGGCACCGGCGGCGGGCAGGGCTACGTGCTCGAGTACCGCGGCAGCGCGATCCGCTCGCTCTCCATGGAGGGCCGGATGACGATCTGCAACATGTCGATCGAGGCGGGCGCGCGCGCGGGCATGGTCGCCCCCGACCAGACCACCTACGACTACCTGCGGGGCCGCCCGCACGCGCCGACCGGCGCCGACTGGGACGAGGCCGTCGCCTACTGGGAGACGCTCGCCAGCGACGACGACGCCGTGTTCGACGCCGAGGTCTTCCTCGACGCCGACACGCTGGAGCCCTTCGTCACGTGGGGCACGAACCCGGGCCAGGGCGTCTCGCTGAGCGAGCCCGTCCCCGATCCCGCCGCCGTCGCCGACCCCAACGAGCGCGCCGCCGCCGAGCGCGCGCTCGCCTACATGGATCTCGCCCCCGGCACGCCCATGAAGGAGATCGCGGTCGACACCGTGTTCATCGGATCCTGCACCAACAGCCGCGTCGAGGACCTGCGCGCCGCCGCCGAGATCGTGCGCGGCCGCACCAAGGCCGAGGGCGTCCGCGTGATGGTCGTCCCCGGCAGCGCGCGCGTGCGGCTCGAGGCGGAGGCCGAGGGGATCGACAAGGTCTTCACCGACTTCGGCGCCGAGTGGCGCTTCGCCGGCTGCTCCATGTGCCTCGGCATGAACCCCGACCAGCTCGCGCCGGGGGAGCGCTGCGCCTCCACGAGCAACCGCAACTTCGAGGGCCGCCAGGGCAAGGGCGGGCGCACCCACCTCGTGTCGCCCCTCGTGGCCGCGGCCACCGCGATCCGCGGCACGCTCTCGAGCCCGTGGGACCTGCACGAGGACGG encodes:
- the leuC gene encoding 3-isopropylmalate dehydratase large subunit, whose protein sequence is MRRAVQPAKTLAEKVWADHLVAEGADGTPDLLYIDLHLVHEVTSPQAFDGLRLAGRPVRRPDLTIATEDHNTPTVGIDQPIADLTSRTQIHTLRKNAEEFGIRLHSLGDIEQGIVHVVGPQLGLTMPGITVVCGDSHTSTHGAFGAMAFGIGTSEVEHVMATQTLPLQAFKTMAVTVEGTLRPGVTAKDIILAVIAQIGTGGGQGYVLEYRGSAIRSLSMEGRMTICNMSIEAGARAGMVAPDQTTYDYLRGRPHAPTGADWDEAVAYWETLASDDDAVFDAEVFLDADTLEPFVTWGTNPGQGVSLSEPVPDPAAVADPNERAAAERALAYMDLAPGTPMKEIAVDTVFIGSCTNSRVEDLRAAAEIVRGRTKAEGVRVMVVPGSARVRLEAEAEGIDKVFTDFGAEWRFAGCSMCLGMNPDQLAPGERCASTSNRNFEGRQGKGGRTHLVSPLVAAATAIRGTLSSPWDLHEDGVVDAESIRQAASVGQGA